The genomic stretch GAACAAGCATGACGGTGCCTCCGCCAACCGCCCACTGCGTCGCTTCAATAGCGAGCAGAATCATATCGACAACGCGTTCTGATCTCACCCAACGGTGATCTTCTGACCGACCGCTTTTGGCGCACAGCGGCCTGCGGCCAAATGCGGATTTCAGCGGTGCCTTACGTCAAAAGCGCATCGATCGGCCTTCCGCCTTGTGGCGTTGTGGTTACAAACGACGAGGACATCGCGCGACGCATAGCGCGCTGTATCGGATCAAAGCGCCGTTTCAGCACAAGACTTTGATGGACACTGCATCAGCTACCAGTCCTCGTCGTAGATCCACTCTCTTGGGAATCGAGGCCGTGACCTTGCGTGCGGCGACTGAAGCGTCCGCTCGGGCTTGCGCAAGGTCGGAGTCAGCTGCGCCGGAAGCGGTGACGTCTTGGGCGGCCCCGGAGGCGGGAAGTGCCATCGCGCCGAGCAACAGTAGTCCTGTTGTCCTGAACTGCATGATTGCCTCCCAGGTTCAGCGGATCATCGGAGCACCATACGCTCTCCCGGCGCCCCTCGGAATGGCAGGCCGCTTCGAGCTGCTATTGGAGGGAAACCGGGAGCAAAGGCCGGGCGAAACTGAGTTCGTGGCCATCGGGGTCAATTAGGTGGAAGAAGCGCTCACCCCATTCGGCATCGCGGGGCACGGTAGCCGGCTCGTATCCCGCGGCGAGCGCGCGGTCGTAAAGTGCGTCAACATCGGCGACGTAAAAAAGTACCCGCCCTCACCAGGACCAGCGCCGCTCGGCAGGCTGGGCGATGAGATTGAGATAGCTCGTCCCTGCTCGAAAGCTGGTGAATGAAGACTCTTCGCCGCCATGCAGGACCTCAAACCCTAGCGCGCGGTAGAATCGGACGGCTCGTGGCATTTCGTGGGCGCCGAGTGTGACCGCGCTGATCCCCTCGATCATGGGCAGAACTCTCCCGTTTCATTTTCCCCGCGCCGTTGCCAGGCCCCAGACTGGCAATTGGCGGCGGACGCTCACCGCATCGGGCGGGAGCTTCCGGTTTCGCAATTTCCGCGAGGCGCTTACCTTCCTTCCAAATATCTGCGAATTAACTCGCGTTTGAGACCCCTGGCGGCGCATAATTGAACAATCACCGCTCCGCCTCCTAGGCATTACCGGTGACAGAGAGTGTTGCGCTCCCGCCCGTTCGAGGGAAGCATCATGCCCCAATCTCAACGCCTGTCGTCCGTCGTTCCATTCGCTGCAATTGAGCGCCCCGCCTGTCCGAGGTGCAAGGCCCAAATGATGCTCGTCAGCATCGAGCCAGCACGCGCCCGGGGCGTCGACTTGCATACGTTTGAATGCGCTGTCTGCAATCAGGTACTTACGACCTTTGCCGCGTTTGAAGACTCCATGAAGTCCAAGGGCCTTGGACGCTGGCTTCAAGGCGATCTGCACCGACGGAATTAAGGCCCGCCGGCGGGTCGGGCGGCGCGGGACTAGCTCGCGCCCTCGTTGTCAGATCTCCTCGGTTTCAACCTCCGGCTGGCTGCGGTAGGCGTCTCGGAGCCACAGGCGATTGGGGAGTCCGCGCTATACGCGCGCAAGCCGCCGGGCTACCCCAGCGGCTCAAGCGTCGCGTAGCGATGTGGTGCGACGCGCAGCGTCGCGTGGCGGAACATTGCGATGCGCCGAGGTGAGTCATGATCAGACCTCCGGTTTAGGATGACGCAGCTTAGCTCCTCTGCGCCTCAATCATGGGATCTGTTAACGCGGTTCACATGACCGCTGGCCATAATACCCTCCGCGGACCAGGTCCCAACCAACAACTCGCAATAAAAAATGCAATGGCACAAGTGGGTCATCTCGAGAAACTCTTTCTAGGAGGCCCCAACGCAGCCAGACCAACGATTTTGCAGTTCGAACGCGCTCTCATCGCCACGCGCCTCCGCAGTCTTGACGCTGTCTTCTTTGGATTACGTTTCCAAAATGCCAATAAGCCCAACGACGAGCCTGCACCAACACGGCCAAATTGTAGGCCAACAGAAGGCCAAATGATTTCTCTATCACACCCCACGCACTGAAGATGCCGTAGTCGACAGGGAGTCCTCTAAATATTTGGAAATCCATTGCCGACCATTGCAGATAGCTCCATCTCTACGTTGCTTCCATTGTCCAGCAGGTAGAGATCCGAATGAGCAAAGCGAGGATGACGCGGGTTTTCACCACGCATTGCGCTGGATGCCCAGGCATAATTGCCTCCATCATTCCGCACCGCCGCCAATGCGGATGCTGCGATGGAGAGCAAATCGTGTGCCGAATCGGACCGACTTAACTGGTTCGGCATTTGCCTCCAAAAAAAGCGCTTCCGATCCTGTGCTTAACAAGCTTGAGGGTCCGAGTTGACGGAAGGCCAGCTCGACAGCTGTATCGTCCGTTGCGCGACGTACGCCGGGAGGCGTCGAAGGCGAGCATCACGCTGTTGCAATAGCTGTTTACGATTGCGAGAGTTTTCTCCTCGATTTGGGCCGACATACTGAGGACGCGTGGCGACGTTGAAGTGCCCCGCCATTTGGCGAGCGTTTCTTGTTCGCCGCACGTCGGTATCGTGCCATAAGGTTGATCGTCCGGGAGGGAATGACGGACTAAGGCTGCGGCGGCTGCAGGCTCGGCAGATCGAGCCCATTCTCCCTGGCGCATGCGATCGCCGACTCATATCCTGCATCGGCATGCCGCATCACACCGGTGGCAGGATCATTCCACAACACGCGGCTGATCCTCTCGTCGGCGTCACGCGAGCCGTCCGCGATCAAGGCGATTCCAGAATGCTGGGAATATCCCATGCCGACGCCGCCGCCGTGATGGAACGACACCCATGTCGCTCCGCACGCTGAATTGAGCAGCGCGTTCAGGATCGGCCAGTCGGAAACCGCATCGGAGCCGTCACGCATGCCCTCTGTTTCGCGCATCGGCGAGGCGACGGAACCGGAATCCATGTGGTCGCGTCCGATTACGATCGGGGCCTTCAACTCGCCGCGCGCCACCATGTCGTTGAACGCCATGCCGACGCGATGCCGGTCGCCCAGCCCAAGCCAGCAAATGCGCGCCGGCAATCCCTGAAACTTGATATGCGCGCGCGCCTTGTCGAGCCACTGATGCAGGAACACATCATCGGGCATCAGTTCACGCACCTTCACATCGGTTTTGTAGATGTCTTCGGGGTCGCCGGACAGCGCGACCCAACGAAATGGACCCTTCCCGAGGCAGAACAGCGGCCGGACATAGGCTTCGACAAAGCCGGGATAGTCGAACGCGTTGGCGACGCCCTTTTCCATCGCCATGGCGCGAATGTTGTTGCCGTAGTCGAGTGCGATGGCGCCTTTTTCCTTGAAGGCGAGGATGCTGCGGACCTGCTCCGCTATCGCCAGCTTGGCGGCGTCAGCCGTTGCCGCCGGGTCCTTTTCCTGTCGCTCGAGCCACTGGTCGAGCGTCCAACCGATCGGCAAGTATCCGTGAATCGGATCGTGAGCCGAGGTCTGATCGGTGACGACGTCAGGGACGATGCCGCGCTGCAGGATTTCGCGATAGACCTCAGCCGCATTGCCGACGAGACCGATCGAGACCG from Bradyrhizobium sp. Ash2021 encodes the following:
- the hutU gene encoding urocanate hydratase; this encodes MLRNNDRIIRAPRGPELTTKSWQTEGPLRLLMNNLDPDVAERPEELVVYGGIGRAARNWQAFDEIVSVLKRLELDQTLLVQSGKPVGVFPTHPGAPRVIIANGNLVPKWATWEHFNELDRKGLMMYGQMTAGSWIYIGSQGIVQGTFETFSEIGRRHFGGSLSNRWFLTAGLGGMGGAQPLAATMAGASIIVVECQPSRIEFRKRTGYLDRSTTSLDEALAMIDDAKKTGKPVSIGLVGNAAEVYREILQRGIVPDVVTDQTSAHDPIHGYLPIGWTLDQWLERQEKDPAATADAAKLAIAEQVRSILAFKEKGAIALDYGNNIRAMAMEKGVANAFDYPGFVEAYVRPLFCLGKGPFRWVALSGDPEDIYKTDVKVRELMPDDVFLHQWLDKARAHIKFQGLPARICWLGLGDRHRVGMAFNDMVARGELKAPIVIGRDHMDSGSVASPMRETEGMRDGSDAVSDWPILNALLNSACGATWVSFHHGGGVGMGYSQHSGIALIADGSRDADERISRVLWNDPATGVMRHADAGYESAIACARENGLDLPSLQPPQP